GCGTTGGGCGGACACATGAGGCGGCACAGGCTTGAAAAAGCTTTGATTTTGATGGAAAAAGAGAGTATGTGGCAGCAACAGGCGGTGGTGGAGAAGGCGGAGAGTGATGTGATATTCGCGGCATTGGAACTACAACTGCTCAAGTCGAAGGAAGATGAGCGGGACGAGGCCAAAACCGAGTTGGTTTTGGCAGCACAAGAGTGGCGACTATCTGTTTGACATTTAGGCTTATAGTAAAAAAGACATTTGATTCATTCGATTTTTTTGTAAGGATCGGCGACGAGATTTAATTTCCTGTAATTCTCTAACTAATTCgttgataaatatataaatacataCATATTACTCGTACATATATATTCATACTCATATGtatatgtgattatatatatattgatacACATGATCAACTCTTAAGACCGAACCCAATATTCATTGTACAAATATAACTTAATGTTCTTTTAGCAGTCGAGTCGGTCGGGTCATAAGAATAAACCTATACACCATGTAATGTGCGGTAGATAATTTTTTTAGAACACAAGAAAGCACAacaaaaaacaaaccaaacacagGGTGTATTCCACAAATAAAAAGCCGAACTAATTACATCACaccaaaaaaatatatttacacaTGCAATGACAGACAAAAAGACGACCGACCTGTATCACAGAACAGTGTTGATATGGAGTGCTTTTAGCAGTGAAGTTGCCATCTGCTTCACCAGAACTTGACCACCGGAACTTTGACCATCTCTTCGTTCTTCAATCAAATTTTGAAGTTTCTGAGGCAAATTGTTTTCTACAATCAGTTGCTTCGGGCGTGGGTGATGTTCGTATACAGCCTGACACAACATACCAAAACCGAGGTTCAGTATGTAAACAACTGGAGAAAAAAACATACGTAAAATTATATACTAATTTGGAAAATTATCGACCTTTATTAGTTTGAGCAGATTGAGACGAGCTATGGCGTCCTGGTGATCAAGCCTCGATATGAGCAATGGTGTCCACCCATTAACAGCCAATGTTGTATTTATTCGAGATGATTTCCTGTAAATTATGTGAATAAAATTCATGATAAATACCCGCATAAAGCATACAAATGAGCAACAAAAAAAGCCGAAGAAAACAAACGTGATGATCTTCAAAAAGGGTTCTAGTATGTGCAAGAAGAACTGTTCTGGACAGCACTGGAAGAATTTAACCAATTTTTGAACCGCGTCCTTTTTGAGCAAAGCTTGTTCCACTTTCTTGTTATCGTTATCATGTGCTAAACAAACAGCAATTGAATCTAAAGCTGTTACAGACCAAAGTTGGTCTTCAAGTAAACTCAAGTATACATCCATCCCACCATGAGCTCTTAACTGCTCCCTTGAATTGCGTGATGCGTGGGCCATATCACATAATAAAGGTAACGCACATTGTCTTAGTGGAGAATCCGACATTATAAAACGCATTAAGTGCGGAATGATTCCGTTTTCCGCTGCTTGTTCTTGTCTTCTCTTGTTTATCTTGCATAAGTTGAATAGAGCGTTGAGGACCTTCAATGGAAAAAAACATTGCATTGTAAGATTATCATATTCTAGATTTAAAATTTTAATAACCACGTAATCGTTTTACTAACCTCGTGATGAATTTGGGACACGAGGGGACCGTCTTTGAGATCGAGATTCGGAATAAGATGCTTGATGGCATCGGCTCTTTGTAGGTGTTCCAAGCAGTGTGGATCAGTTGACAAATGATTGATGCATTTTAACAACTTTAACAGTATAGGTGGTTCTACTTTATTGAACATCTGAAAGAGGCGGCTAAGCAAACTTTGGCTACACATGTAGGACTTCACGGTTGAGTCAGCACCAGCAAACTCAAGTAGAAGATCCGCCACTTTTTCAAGATATTCACGAGCCACGTCAGCGTTCCAAGGGGATACCATGTGAGACAGGAGCCCTGATGACGTGGCACTCCCTGGTCTAGCATTAAGAACTCCGGAACCGGAGAGTACGCCTGATGCTGTCTGAGATGCGATTCCCGATGTGGAAGCCTTTCCCTCATTGGATGCCGTTAACGCGGTCTTCTTATTGGCTAACTTATGTGGAGTCCTGGTTACCGCCTCGGTGTAAGCATGTTCTCTTCCACGACTAGAAGCCTCTGTACAATCACCAAAGAAAACTAGTATCAGAATAGTAGGGTGAGAAAACTAGTATCAGAATCTGTACAATCTCACCAAACACGGATAAAGGTACCTTTTATTAGAATCAAAAAAAGGAAAAAGGGCCCCAAAATTTCATTTCGCCTTAGGCCTCCAAAAAAGTTGGAACGGCCCTGGGTTTCGGTTTGCCCTTCTTCcataaccgaaataaccgaaaccgaacaGATAGTTATACATTTATGTGTTTTTCATGTATATCCATGTATTTGAAACATATTATCATGTATTTTCCGTGCATTTGAAacatattttcatgtattttcTGGGTGTTTCATGTAATTTTCATGTGTTTTCATGTATTTGTATGCTTGAAAATGGTTCAAAACACTTGACAGTTGACCAACTATTTTAAGTTTATAAATTGCACAAGttttgtttttggtaattaaCCAAATATAACCAAAACCGAATCGGCCGACATATTAACCGAATCAACCGAACCGACTTAACCGATGGCTTTCGGTTATGGTTTTTCCTAAAACAGAACTTTGGTTATAGGTTTCGGTTATGTGTAAAAACCGAACCGACATTTGCTCACCCTTACAGAATAGTAACATAAAGCTGagatatttttgtaaaaatactGATGTTTACCAGCAAATTCAGCCATCAAGAAATCCATCCCGTTGGATTTCTTCTCATTAGAAGAATGCAAAAGAGGAAGTATGCTTTCGTGTTTCTCCAAGCCCGTAAGATGTCGAACGTACTCAAGCTGACCCGAAAAATGGCGTGAAGGCGGTTCTTTCTCCAACAAACTTAAAAGTGGCCTCACATTTTCTTGCTGAGTTGCagaatatccatttgatacagCATCCATCGATTTCCTAGGCCTATCAGTGGACAACCTTCCAAAATTAGAAAGCCGTTGTTTAGGTTCTGCGTCATGTGACGGATCAATTTTATCTCTCTCCATTGATGTTGAATCGGGTGATCTTGAGGTAACCGGAGCTTCAGCGCTAGTGTTGCTTGATTGATGTTTATCTGTTTCTAGTGTGAAGAATCTTGAATCAGGCGAGTGAGAAGATGAAAGTCTAGAAGATTCCTGCGGGCCAGCAAAAGGATGATCTGTATGGCTACTTGGATCCAGTGGGCCAGAGCGGGGCCGCATGGGTAAACCATCCATTGAAAAACCACCTGCACCTGATATGGACGCTAGCCTCGTTGCCTCATTTAAGCTATAGAGGGTATTTATGAGCCTGAGTAATATTCCATTTTTTGCAGCTATTCGACAAAAATCATTCCTAAGGGTTGATCTCTGAAGCTTAAACACCTGCCACATGCCATCAATAGCTAGGTGGACCATTTGCCTGTATTTTGCATAATCAGCCTCGAGAAATCCCACAAGAACGGGTATCCCACGGCAAGCGATAAACATTTGCAACGTCAACGAGCTGTAACAGAAAGCTTCCACCTCAATCCATAATCATCGTAAAGCAAAACACAGCACTCTATgcgagaaaaaaaaaacagggggcaatttcatatatacccCTATAAACTTGCAAAATATCATGTATACCCATACAAAATtataaatatcatatatatacCTTTATAAAGTAGttgaaatatcatatatacccaattcattaaaaaaatttaataaatgacaattttacccttatttttctaAAACTGTGGAATCTCATaaatgacctttaacttcaaataCTATATTTAGACATTTCTAGCTTAATTTATTTAGCTTAAATATAATATATGGAGTATACTATTGTTTAtgggttaaaataaaaaataaaataaaaatgggtaaaaataaatttaaactaaaatgtgttatataaaaatataagttaaaagatgagcatatatgaaaacttgaagttcaaaaaataagggtaaaatgatcatttattagattgtttttaataaattggGTAAATTTGATATTTTAAATACTTTGTAAGGGcatatatgatat
The Helianthus annuus cultivar XRQ/B chromosome 6, HanXRQr2.0-SUNRISE, whole genome shotgun sequence genome window above contains:
- the LOC110864929 gene encoding MAP3K epsilon protein kinase 1 isoform X4, with protein sequence MSRQPVTSAFPKNKTLDNKYMLGDEIGKGAYGRVYKGLDLENGDFVAIKQVSLENIAQEDLNIIMGLVKLADFGVATKLTEADVNTHSVVGTPYWMAPEVIEMSGVCAASDIWSVGCTVIELLTCVPPYYDLQPMPALFRIVQDENPPIPDSLSPGITSFLRQCFKKDARLRPDAKTLLSHPWIQNSRRVVLPSSLRHSGTLRNIDDDDGSVGAKSSNADALSTVENLSSEKVKENKTESVLAEENDLINQNTEEKTDASEDDVSVLADEVVTLAIHEKIESSSAKDEDSNQAEVHEPLELKPTEVVITNAESGSPESKSKTAVGKEVKENGSTVIIDSDSHNSGRKAHNYDSRKGVQTGRPVEVNELSKFSDTPGDASLDDLFQPIDNKHLDGRSAEASTSASSSHVNQGITFVTDSGKADLATQLRATIAQKQMENEPGQSNGGDILHLMMGVLKEDVIGIDGLGFDDKLPADNLFHLQAVEFGKLVSQLRPEESEDVIVSSCHKLTVFFQHRPEQKHVFMTQHGLLPLLELLEVPRTRVQVICSVLQVLNQIIKDNTDFQENACLVGLIPLVMGFAAPDRTREVRMEAAYFLQQLCQSSSLTLQMFIACRGIPVLVGFLEADYAKYRQMVHLAIDGMWQVFKLQRSTLRNDFCRIAAKNGILLRLINTLYSLNEATRLASISGAGGFSMDGLPMRPRSGPLDPSSHTDHPFAGPQESSRLSSSHSPDSRFFTLETDKHQSSNTSAEAPVTSRSPDSTSMERDKIDPSHDAEPKQRLSNFGRLSTDRPRKSMDAVSNGYSATQQENVRPLLSLLEKEPPSRHFSGQLEYVRHLTGLEKHESILPLLHSSNEKKSNGMDFLMAEFAEASSRGREHAYTEAVTRTPHKLANKKTALTASNEGKASTSGIASQTASGVLSGSGVLNARPGSATSSGLLSHMVSPWNADVAREYLEKVADLLLEFAGADSTVKSYMCSQSLLSRLFQMFNKVEPPILLKLLKCINHLSTDPHCLEHLQRADAIKHLIPNLDLKDGPLVSQIHHEVLNALFNLCKINKRRQEQAAENGIIPHLMRFIMSDSPLRQCALPLLCDMAHASRNSREQLRAHGGMDVYLSLLEDQLWSVTALDSIAVCLAHDNDNKKVEQALLKKDAVQKLVKFFQCCPEQFFLHILEPFLKIITKSSRINTTLAVNGWTPLLISRLDHQDAIARLNLLKLIKAVYEHHPRPKQLIVENNLPQKLQNLIEERRDGQSSGGQVLVKQMATSLLKALHINTVL